A DNA window from Pontimonas salivibrio contains the following coding sequences:
- a CDS encoding FHA domain-containing protein has product MVDHSEDGQVPSNDTSSTQRFGPDFESKIQALENGLSLEEQEIVHALPAESALLIVRRGPGVGARFLLDQDRTVAGRHPEADIFLDDVTVSRRHAEFVRHGNSFEVRDMGSLNGTYFDGVLIDQALLHEGAEVQVGKFRMTFYPSSHKSERGA; this is encoded by the coding sequence ATGGTGGATCATTCTGAGGATGGGCAGGTTCCCTCCAATGACACCTCCAGCACTCAGCGTTTTGGGCCAGATTTTGAGTCGAAAATTCAGGCGTTAGAGAACGGCCTCAGTCTGGAAGAACAAGAAATTGTTCACGCACTGCCGGCGGAATCTGCGCTGCTGATTGTGCGCCGGGGCCCTGGGGTGGGGGCGCGCTTCCTGCTGGACCAAGACCGAACAGTGGCCGGACGCCACCCCGAAGCCGACATTTTCCTAGACGATGTCACCGTGTCGAGGCGCCACGCAGAATTTGTGCGTCACGGCAACTCATTTGAGGTGCGCGATATGGGTTCCCTCAACGGTACGTATTTTGATGGTGTCCTCATTGATCAAGCACTGTTGCATGAGGGTGCTGAAGTGCAGGTGGGGAAGTTTCGTATGACGTTTTATCCGTCTTCTCACAAGTCTGAGAGGGGCGCATAG
- a CDS encoding glycosyltransferase family A protein, with amino-acid sequence MLLLSFNRPDTTAEVLATLQQAQPPELYVFNDGPRTGVEGEEQKVQDTRTVIAEMVNWNPTVHYRYNDQNQGLFAGVSGALDWFFSHVPEGIILEDDCVPHPDFFGYCDELLEKYRGDERVWCISGDNSVDLPISQGASYGFIRDPLIWGWATWARAWKYFDHELSGWPAVRGSKTERSMYPDRVERLVRRKSFDHYFNSGIDAWGYKWKFTVHTHGGLVAVPRVNLVSNIGWNRPDATHTSGNSLRAAKATAAILPLVHPKDVAIDKAADREWVESRGLGVKKYRWSYQLKKLIGKIRRSIGRMLGR; translated from the coding sequence GTGCTGTTGCTGTCCTTCAACCGCCCAGATACAACCGCTGAAGTGTTAGCGACGCTCCAGCAGGCACAGCCACCTGAACTTTATGTGTTCAATGACGGTCCTCGCACGGGTGTTGAGGGCGAGGAACAGAAGGTTCAAGACACCCGGACGGTAATTGCCGAGATGGTGAATTGGAACCCCACAGTTCACTACCGTTACAACGACCAGAACCAGGGCCTTTTTGCGGGGGTCTCTGGAGCGCTGGATTGGTTTTTTTCCCACGTACCAGAGGGCATCATCTTGGAAGATGATTGTGTTCCACACCCAGACTTTTTTGGCTACTGCGATGAACTCCTCGAAAAGTATCGCGGCGACGAGCGAGTGTGGTGCATCTCTGGAGATAACTCGGTCGATTTGCCCATCTCGCAGGGGGCAAGTTACGGCTTCATTCGCGATCCCTTGATTTGGGGTTGGGCTACGTGGGCCAGGGCCTGGAAATACTTCGACCATGAGCTTTCGGGGTGGCCGGCCGTGAGGGGCAGCAAAACAGAGCGGAGTATGTACCCGGACCGTGTGGAGCGCCTCGTGCGCCGAAAAAGCTTTGACCACTACTTCAACAGCGGTATCGATGCATGGGGCTATAAGTGGAAATTCACCGTGCACACCCACGGTGGGTTGGTCGCGGTTCCCAGGGTGAACTTGGTGAGCAACATTGGCTGGAACCGCCCAGACGCCACCCACACGTCGGGTAATTCCCTGCGGGCAGCCAAGGCAACTGCGGCAATTTTGCCGCTTGTGCACCCCAAAGACGTGGCGATCGACAAGGCGGCCGACCGCGAATGGGTTGAATCGCGGGGCCTCGGTGTCAAGAAGTACCGGTGGAGCTATCAGCTGAAAAAGCTGATCGGAAAAATACGTCGAAGCATTGGTCGGATGTTGGGCCGATGA
- a CDS encoding VanZ family protein — protein sequence MPAIGQAPRKSRLRLLIGFAILLAYSTLILSVTLSPTQMDVNYQNAVLRLIEVLHRNGVPTWFGYGEVEFLANVAMFVPFGFIVAILLPQRLSALTVLVGPAFSALIENVQREFLSERVASLYDVYANSAGAIIGFFLAATLRAIVHSRDRKIVARAIWQYEQGLRPTGR from the coding sequence ATGCCGGCAATTGGACAGGCGCCACGTAAGAGTCGGCTTCGGTTGCTGATTGGTTTCGCCATTCTCTTGGCGTACAGCACACTCATTCTCTCCGTCACTCTCTCGCCCACCCAGATGGACGTGAATTATCAAAATGCGGTGTTGCGCCTCATCGAGGTCCTCCATCGCAATGGCGTCCCGACGTGGTTTGGCTACGGGGAAGTCGAGTTTCTGGCGAACGTGGCGATGTTTGTGCCGTTTGGTTTCATTGTCGCGATTTTGCTCCCACAGCGGCTTTCCGCTTTGACGGTGTTAGTGGGTCCTGCTTTTTCTGCATTGATCGAAAATGTTCAGCGGGAGTTTCTGAGTGAACGGGTGGCCAGCCTGTATGACGTGTACGCCAATTCCGCCGGTGCAATCATCGGGTTTTTTCTAGCTGCTACGCTCCGAGCCATTGTGCATTCCCGGGATCGAAAGATTGTGGCTCGAGCGATTTGGCAGTACGAGCAGGGGCTTCGACCCACAGGGCGTTGA
- a CDS encoding CDP-alcohol phosphatidyltransferase family protein — MPNRARVSNRIVTIPNLVSLARLAAIPVFLSLVWRGDDLIGLIVLVVAVSTDFVDGALARRLGQVSVLGQLLDPLADRLFIAAVVVALTIRDVVPLWVVLLVLGRDVLLGLGTLFFRRFGVGVLPVKWMGKWATFALLFSLPLFLLVNVFEALAMYVAPFAWAIAFAGVVLYWWAGILYLLDAVGIARTARARATGESGTLAPTTEG; from the coding sequence GTGCCAAATCGCGCTCGGGTGAGCAACCGGATTGTGACGATACCCAACCTCGTCAGCCTGGCTCGCCTCGCAGCGATTCCGGTCTTTTTGTCGCTTGTGTGGCGCGGTGATGACCTTATAGGGCTAATCGTGCTTGTTGTTGCCGTGTCGACCGATTTTGTCGACGGCGCACTCGCAAGGCGATTGGGCCAAGTGTCAGTGCTCGGGCAACTGCTGGACCCTTTAGCAGATCGGCTGTTCATTGCCGCCGTTGTGGTGGCGTTGACCATTCGCGACGTGGTGCCTCTGTGGGTTGTGCTGCTCGTGCTGGGACGTGATGTCCTTCTCGGGCTTGGCACGCTCTTCTTTAGACGCTTTGGGGTGGGTGTCTTACCGGTGAAGTGGATGGGTAAGTGGGCCACCTTCGCATTATTGTTCTCGCTGCCGCTGTTTCTCCTGGTAAATGTTTTTGAGGCACTCGCAATGTACGTCGCTCCCTTTGCGTGGGCTATAGCGTTTGCCGGCGTGGTCTTGTATTGGTGGGCAGGAATTTTGTATCTCCTGGACGCTGTGGGGATTGCCCGTACAGCGCGTGCAAGAGCCACCGGCGAGTCCGGTACGCTAGCACCCACGACGGAAGGCTAG
- a CDS encoding MinD/ParA family ATP-binding protein — protein sequence MAKANNKVSASKHPEAVPADSKKNDPAGGAPEVGDSASVAAQEPAEHDSVLDESQVDPSALIGDGVDSHSVIVTASVAAQTQRQDNTSGTPEASSMLTEDRLLDQKKTAEVPEGFFQRLLYELSFHLINVGDSRAARARKDLSSRIARPFDGGAMYVPVLTRKGGVGKTTVTTLLGMALAEVRDDRVIAIDANPDRGTLSERVPRSTAATVRDVVKLIAGIRGFTDFSELVSKDKTRLHVLASDTDPQLSEAFDEDDYNVVADAAARFYSVILTDCGTGVVHSVMKPTLERADGLVVVSGGSIDEARLASETLTWLEANGWGDLVRNTIVVLNTATQGTNVVKLEEIEDHFLSRVRDVVRIPYDPMLAAGSIIEWDRLSPFTRLAARELAALVVEGVADQSGR from the coding sequence GTGGCTAAAGCTAATAACAAAGTGAGCGCTTCGAAGCATCCCGAAGCAGTACCCGCCGATTCGAAAAAAAATGACCCCGCCGGGGGTGCTCCTGAGGTGGGAGATTCGGCTTCGGTTGCGGCCCAAGAGCCCGCCGAACACGATTCGGTCCTTGATGAAAGCCAAGTGGACCCTTCGGCGCTCATCGGCGATGGCGTTGATAGTCACTCGGTCATTGTGACTGCTTCGGTCGCGGCGCAGACCCAGCGGCAAGATAACACATCGGGCACCCCCGAAGCGAGCTCCATGCTCACCGAAGACCGTCTCCTTGACCAGAAGAAAACGGCCGAAGTGCCGGAGGGGTTCTTCCAAAGACTGCTTTACGAACTTTCGTTTCACCTCATTAACGTCGGCGATTCGAGAGCCGCCCGAGCGAGAAAAGACCTTTCCAGTCGCATTGCTCGTCCCTTTGATGGTGGCGCCATGTATGTTCCCGTTCTCACCAGAAAAGGCGGAGTGGGAAAAACAACCGTAACGACCCTTCTGGGTATGGCACTCGCCGAGGTCAGGGACGATCGAGTCATCGCGATAGATGCCAACCCGGACCGAGGAACGCTGTCAGAGCGAGTGCCGAGGTCTACTGCCGCGACCGTTCGCGATGTGGTGAAACTCATCGCCGGAATTCGCGGTTTTACCGATTTCTCCGAGTTAGTCTCCAAAGACAAAACCAGACTGCATGTGCTCGCATCAGATACCGACCCACAACTTTCTGAAGCGTTTGATGAAGATGACTACAACGTGGTGGCGGACGCTGCCGCTCGCTTCTACTCGGTGATACTCACCGACTGTGGCACCGGTGTGGTTCACTCCGTGATGAAACCCACGCTGGAGCGTGCAGACGGTCTGGTTGTCGTCTCCGGTGGGAGCATCGATGAAGCCCGTTTGGCTTCGGAGACATTGACCTGGTTGGAGGCCAACGGCTGGGGCGATTTGGTCCGGAACACCATTGTGGTGTTGAACACTGCGACTCAGGGCACCAATGTAGTCAAGTTGGAAGAGATTGAAGATCACTTCCTCTCGCGGGTCCGCGACGTTGTGCGTATTCCTTACGACCCCATGTTGGCAGCTGGCTCGATCATTGAATGGGACAGGCTCAGTCCGTTCACCCGCCTCGCCGCCCGCGAATTGGCTGCCCTCGTTGTTGAGGGTGTGGCAGACCAATCTGGGCGATAG
- a CDS encoding DUF368 domain-containing protein: MELSAEKADRKNTSKHWSDVGPMRLIQARLLDTVRGGAIGVAEIIPGVSGGTVALLVGIYETLISSAAVIVRAFFSVFQPSSRPENWLALRQLPWWRLLVIAAGMLVAIVAAAAFIEPLIERFPELTRAFFAGLIVASLAVPIRMVGRPFGFSRLTVVLTVGAAVFLVLGLAPLNQVDPQPWVVVASAALAVCALVLPGVSGSFLLLSLGLYQPTLAAVNDRDFGYLGLFIAGAIAGLASFVVVLQWLLRRARALTLTVMTGLLLGSLRALWPWQTDERVLLAPATEQLLPALLWAGLGVAIVVGLMALQRLPASASQPTV, translated from the coding sequence GTGGAGCTATCAGCTGAAAAAGCTGATCGGAAAAATACGTCGAAGCATTGGTCGGATGTTGGGCCGATGAGACTCATCCAGGCACGCCTACTCGACACCGTGCGGGGTGGGGCCATTGGTGTGGCAGAAATCATTCCGGGAGTGAGTGGTGGAACGGTTGCGCTGTTGGTGGGTATTTACGAGACCCTCATCTCCTCCGCCGCCGTCATTGTTCGGGCGTTTTTTTCTGTGTTTCAGCCCTCGAGCCGCCCGGAAAATTGGTTGGCGCTCCGCCAACTTCCATGGTGGCGACTCCTGGTAATCGCGGCGGGAATGCTGGTGGCCATTGTGGCAGCGGCGGCATTTATTGAGCCGTTGATTGAGCGTTTCCCCGAGCTCACCCGTGCATTCTTTGCGGGTCTGATTGTGGCATCCCTTGCCGTCCCGATTCGAATGGTGGGGAGGCCCTTTGGGTTTAGTCGCCTTACAGTGGTGCTCACTGTGGGGGCCGCGGTGTTTCTCGTGTTGGGGCTCGCACCTCTGAACCAGGTCGACCCCCAGCCGTGGGTGGTTGTCGCTTCGGCTGCGTTAGCTGTCTGTGCGTTAGTTCTTCCGGGAGTGTCAGGGTCGTTCTTACTGCTGTCTTTAGGGCTGTACCAACCCACGCTCGCGGCAGTAAACGACCGCGATTTTGGCTACCTCGGCCTTTTTATTGCCGGGGCTATTGCCGGTTTGGCTTCTTTTGTTGTGGTGTTGCAGTGGCTGTTACGTCGAGCGCGGGCACTGACACTGACCGTGATGACCGGTCTGCTGCTGGGTTCGCTTCGCGCTTTGTGGCCGTGGCAGACCGATGAGCGGGTCTTGTTGGCGCCCGCGACCGAACAGCTTCTGCCGGCGCTGCTGTGGGCAGGCCTCGGTGTCGCCATCGTCGTGGGCCTGATGGCGCTCCAGCGACTCCCGGCTAGTGCATCACAACCAACGGTTTAG
- a CDS encoding MerR family transcriptional regulator → MAGATSATPTPSGRNLLSIGQVLQRLNPEFPDLSPSKLRFLEDRDLVKPGRTPAGYRTYSHADVDRLRFILGLQRDHYLPLKVIKSYLDELDAGGSAELPGVTRVVQPVAIGRVNALERDELISRSGASKDLVDEAIAQGLITPGPLFDQHQLRVVESLVQAESFGVTPRHLRGMSQAVAREVDLVCHAVDAKSQKDARAKRSKQELQRELADVVQQLRVALVRQALEGLES, encoded by the coding sequence GTGGCGGGGGCAACTTCGGCCACTCCAACGCCGTCGGGTCGTAATCTTTTATCAATTGGTCAAGTCTTACAGCGGCTCAACCCAGAATTTCCCGACCTTTCGCCGTCGAAGCTACGGTTTCTGGAAGATCGGGACCTCGTGAAGCCTGGGCGCACTCCTGCTGGCTATCGCACTTACTCTCACGCCGATGTGGATCGTCTTCGGTTCATCTTGGGCCTTCAGCGAGATCATTACTTACCCTTGAAGGTCATCAAGTCATATTTGGATGAGTTGGATGCGGGTGGCTCTGCTGAGCTTCCCGGCGTCACGCGGGTCGTTCAACCGGTGGCGATAGGCCGCGTGAACGCTCTGGAGCGTGATGAGCTTATTTCCCGCAGCGGTGCCAGTAAGGATCTTGTTGACGAGGCAATTGCTCAGGGCCTGATTACGCCTGGCCCGCTTTTTGACCAGCACCAGTTGCGCGTCGTGGAGTCACTTGTTCAGGCTGAAAGCTTTGGTGTGACCCCCCGGCACTTGAGGGGCATGAGTCAGGCAGTCGCCCGTGAGGTCGACTTGGTATGCCACGCGGTAGACGCAAAGAGCCAGAAGGACGCCCGAGCAAAACGTTCCAAACAGGAACTTCAACGGGAACTTGCCGACGTGGTCCAGCAGTTGCGCGTGGCCCTGGTGCGCCAAGCCTTGGAGGGGTTAGAGTCATAA
- a CDS encoding MerR family transcriptional regulator, which yields MEYTPSGHGTRPGDFLFTDGLPELDADHGYRGQVAATAAGISYRQLDYWARTGLVEPTIRNAAGSGSQRLYGFRDILVLKLVKRLLDTGISLQQIRVAIEQLRTSGVEDLAQTTLMSDGARVYLCTSNDEVIDLVSRGQGVFGIAVGKVLREVESTLVTAETTDATLDPRDELAARRSRRAS from the coding sequence ATGGAATACACGCCTTCTGGCCATGGGACGCGTCCCGGAGATTTCCTCTTCACTGACGGTTTGCCAGAGCTCGACGCGGACCACGGTTATCGCGGTCAAGTAGCCGCCACAGCGGCGGGAATTAGCTATCGCCAGTTGGACTATTGGGCGCGAACAGGTCTCGTGGAGCCCACCATTAGAAACGCAGCAGGTTCGGGATCCCAACGTCTTTACGGATTCCGCGACATTTTGGTCTTGAAACTAGTCAAGCGCCTGCTGGATACCGGGATTTCTCTCCAACAAATCAGGGTTGCCATCGAACAGCTTCGAACCTCCGGTGTGGAAGATCTTGCACAAACCACGCTGATGAGTGATGGAGCACGCGTCTACCTTTGTACCTCCAACGATGAAGTCATCGACCTGGTCTCACGCGGTCAAGGGGTCTTTGGAATCGCTGTCGGAAAAGTTCTTCGGGAAGTGGAATCCACTCTGGTCACAGCGGAGACCACTGACGCGACGCTTGACCCCCGAGATGAATTGGCCGCGAGGCGAAGCCGCCGAGCGAGCTAA
- a CDS encoding ParA family protein has translation MRVVSVSSLKGGVGKTTVTLGVASAGFARGLRTLVIDMDPQSDASTGLDVVMGNHLTVAHVLGNPKPQTIRQAIAPSGWTKNHRGTVHAMLGSPANMQFDTPVLTKREIWRMEEVLAELEADYDLVLLDCPPSLNGLTRMAWTASDRVLVVTEPSLFSVAATQRAFRAVDELQRAVSPRLQALGAVINRVRPQSIEHQFRIDEMREMFGNRVIEPPLQERVVLQQAQGSATPVHLWPGESAEEAAALFDALLARIQSDVPIGPGN, from the coding sequence ATGCGCGTGGTCAGTGTGAGTTCTCTTAAGGGTGGCGTCGGTAAAACTACGGTCACCCTCGGTGTGGCATCTGCAGGTTTTGCCCGGGGCCTGCGCACACTCGTCATCGACATGGATCCACAGTCAGATGCGTCCACGGGCCTTGATGTAGTGATGGGCAATCATCTGACTGTTGCCCACGTCCTGGGGAACCCAAAACCGCAGACCATCCGTCAAGCGATTGCACCGTCCGGGTGGACCAAGAATCACCGTGGCACCGTTCACGCGATGTTGGGCTCGCCGGCGAACATGCAGTTCGATACGCCAGTGCTGACAAAGCGTGAAATTTGGCGAATGGAAGAGGTTCTCGCTGAGTTAGAAGCCGATTATGACCTCGTGTTGCTGGACTGCCCGCCTTCGCTCAACGGTCTCACACGGATGGCGTGGACTGCCAGTGACCGCGTGTTGGTCGTCACCGAACCGAGCCTTTTTTCTGTTGCGGCCACCCAACGCGCTTTTCGAGCGGTTGACGAGCTACAGCGCGCGGTGTCGCCTCGATTGCAAGCTCTCGGTGCCGTGATTAACCGCGTTCGACCGCAGTCAATCGAGCACCAGTTCCGCATTGATGAAATGCGTGAAATGTTTGGCAACAGGGTGATCGAACCCCCACTTCAAGAACGCGTCGTGTTGCAACAAGCACAAGGCTCGGCCACGCCCGTGCACCTGTGGCCAGGGGAATCCGCTGAAGAAGCGGCAGCTCTTTTTGACGCGCTTCTCGCGCGTATTCAATCTGACGTTCCGATTGGTCCGGGCAACTAG
- a CDS encoding peptide deformylase → MTSRPIRLFGDPILRSPTDPVDLGHPSTRALVEDLLDTVREPGRAGVAANQIGVGLRAFSYNVNGEVGYVLNPVLVSVDGEPETMDEGCLSVPGMSFPRLRYPQATVRGVDLAGVEVVLSGEGLMAQALQHECDHLDGHLYIEGLEPEIKRDAMRVIRESDWFLNR, encoded by the coding sequence GTGACGTCCCGGCCAATTCGCCTCTTTGGTGACCCGATTCTTCGCAGTCCCACCGACCCGGTAGATCTAGGACATCCTTCCACAAGGGCTCTTGTGGAAGACCTCTTGGACACGGTGAGGGAACCCGGGAGAGCCGGTGTTGCGGCGAACCAAATTGGGGTGGGACTTCGCGCTTTCAGTTACAACGTGAACGGCGAGGTTGGCTATGTGCTGAACCCTGTGCTGGTCTCGGTCGATGGAGAGCCGGAGACGATGGACGAAGGGTGCCTTTCCGTACCCGGCATGAGTTTTCCCAGGCTTCGCTACCCGCAGGCAACCGTGCGGGGGGTCGATCTAGCCGGTGTAGAGGTAGTGCTTTCCGGAGAGGGACTGATGGCGCAAGCCCTACAGCACGAATGCGACCACTTAGATGGCCACCTGTATATTGAGGGCCTCGAGCCGGAGATAAAGCGCGACGCGATGCGGGTGATTCGAGAGTCCGACTGGTTTCTGAATCGGTGA
- a CDS encoding pyruvate carboxylase, whose product MFDKILVANRGEIAIRAFRAAFELGAKTVAVYPYEDRNSLHRMKADEAYRIGEIGHPLRAYLDIDEIIRVALESGADAIYPGYGFLSENPDLARAAAEHGLTFIGPPERALNLAGNKVEAKNTARQAGVPVLESSEATTDIDALVAAAAEIGYPVFAKAVAGGGGRGMRRVESPELLRPALEAAMREAASAFGDDRMFIEQAVVRPRHIEVQILADSTGETLHLFERDCSLQRRHQKVIEIAPAQNLDPAIREAMLADAVSFARQVGYVNAGTVEFLLDTAGDRAGQHVFIEMNPRIQVEHTVTEEVTDVDLVGAQMQIAAGVSLAQLGLSQETIEVRGAALQCRITTEDPSADFRPDTGKITTYRSPGGAGIRLDGGTVNQGAQISPYFDSMLAKMTTRGRDFEQVVRRARRGLAEFRIRGVHTNIAFLQAVLADESFIAGDVSTSFIDEHPELITTRVSKDRGTKLLTWLADVTVNQPHGEGLGLVRPSEKLPEVDLNAQPTPGSRERLAQLGPEGFARSLREQTALAITDTSFRDAHQSLLATRVRTKDLVDVLPAVSRLTPELLSLEAWGGATYDVALRFIGEDPWERLGQMRQALPNITIQMLLRGRNTVGYTPYPTEVTDAFVDEASAVGVDIFRIFDALNNVDQMRPAIDAVRQNGRSVAEVGMCYSGNLLDPAENLYTLDYYLRLAEEVVEAGAHIIAIKDMAGLLRAEAAYTLVSALRERFDQPVHLHTHDTAGGQLATLLAASRAGVDAVDAAAAPLSGTTSQPSLSALVAALEHTPRDSGITLDNVFALEPYFEAVRALYGPFESGLPAPTGRVYHHEIPGGQLSNLRQQAIALGLADRFEAIEDWYAAANRILGRPTKVTPSSKVVGDLALQMAAADVDPDDFEQHPEKYDIPDSVIGFMAGELGDPPGGWPEPFRTKILAGRHRTLTQEELSDTQRDTLSQQGRDRQVLLNHLLFPGPAKECEAVREQFGDVSVLDTRDYLYGLRVGEEIVVDVEPGVSLYVELEAMSDTDERGMRTVMASLNGQMRPVVVPDRSVSVQIPSVEKADPLQSGHVAAPFAGVTTLKVAVGDNVAVGDVLATIEAMKMEAAITSQVSGVVSRHAVGATQAVEAGDLLLVIADQ is encoded by the coding sequence GTGTTTGACAAAATTTTGGTGGCAAACCGTGGCGAAATTGCCATTAGAGCTTTTCGTGCCGCCTTCGAACTAGGGGCCAAGACTGTTGCGGTCTACCCCTACGAAGATCGCAACTCGCTGCACCGGATGAAAGCTGACGAGGCCTACCGCATCGGCGAAATCGGGCACCCGTTAAGGGCGTACCTGGACATTGACGAGATTATTCGAGTCGCCCTCGAATCAGGGGCCGACGCCATTTACCCCGGTTATGGCTTTCTGAGTGAAAACCCCGATCTTGCCCGGGCGGCCGCGGAACACGGTCTGACATTCATCGGCCCTCCAGAGCGCGCACTAAACCTTGCGGGAAACAAGGTTGAGGCAAAAAACACCGCCCGCCAAGCAGGAGTCCCCGTCCTCGAATCGAGTGAAGCCACCACAGATATCGACGCGTTAGTGGCCGCGGCAGCCGAGATTGGTTACCCCGTCTTTGCGAAAGCCGTCGCTGGTGGTGGTGGACGAGGAATGCGCCGGGTGGAAAGCCCCGAGCTGCTACGGCCGGCCCTAGAAGCCGCAATGCGAGAGGCAGCCTCCGCGTTTGGCGACGATCGAATGTTCATCGAACAGGCCGTCGTCCGGCCCCGCCATATCGAAGTACAAATCCTCGCTGACTCCACAGGGGAGACGTTGCACCTGTTTGAGCGAGACTGCTCGCTCCAACGGCGCCACCAGAAAGTTATCGAGATTGCGCCCGCCCAAAACCTGGACCCCGCCATTCGTGAAGCCATGCTCGCTGACGCGGTGTCCTTCGCCCGGCAGGTGGGTTACGTCAATGCGGGAACCGTCGAATTCCTTCTGGATACCGCGGGCGACCGCGCTGGTCAGCACGTCTTCATCGAAATGAACCCCCGAATTCAAGTGGAACACACCGTGACCGAAGAAGTGACCGACGTGGATCTGGTGGGCGCGCAAATGCAGATTGCCGCTGGAGTCAGCCTCGCGCAGCTGGGCCTCAGTCAAGAGACCATCGAAGTGCGTGGGGCGGCACTGCAGTGTCGCATCACGACTGAGGACCCCAGCGCAGATTTCCGGCCCGACACCGGCAAAATCACCACCTACCGTTCCCCGGGGGGCGCCGGTATTCGCCTTGATGGGGGCACGGTCAACCAGGGTGCACAAATTTCCCCCTACTTCGATTCGATGTTGGCAAAAATGACCACTCGGGGAAGAGATTTTGAGCAGGTTGTGCGGAGAGCCAGAAGGGGCCTCGCCGAATTCCGCATCAGGGGAGTACATACCAATATTGCTTTTCTCCAAGCGGTTCTGGCCGATGAGTCATTCATCGCGGGTGACGTCTCGACATCATTTATCGATGAGCACCCTGAGCTGATTACGACGCGGGTGTCAAAAGATCGCGGCACAAAGTTACTCACTTGGTTGGCTGATGTGACCGTCAATCAACCCCACGGAGAAGGTCTCGGTTTAGTAAGACCCAGCGAAAAGTTGCCCGAAGTGGACCTCAACGCGCAACCCACACCAGGCTCGAGGGAACGTCTTGCACAATTAGGTCCAGAGGGTTTTGCCCGGTCCTTGCGGGAACAAACCGCCTTAGCGATCACGGATACGAGCTTCCGCGATGCCCACCAATCTCTACTGGCCACCAGGGTGCGCACGAAGGATTTGGTCGATGTCCTCCCCGCTGTGTCGAGGCTCACACCAGAGTTGTTGTCACTGGAAGCGTGGGGTGGGGCCACTTACGATGTCGCATTGCGCTTCATAGGAGAAGACCCCTGGGAGCGCCTTGGGCAGATGAGACAGGCGCTGCCGAACATCACCATTCAGATGCTCCTTCGTGGACGCAACACGGTGGGCTACACGCCCTATCCAACGGAAGTGACCGACGCGTTCGTTGACGAAGCCAGTGCAGTCGGTGTCGATATTTTCCGCATTTTCGATGCCCTCAACAACGTCGACCAGATGCGCCCTGCTATTGACGCCGTGCGCCAAAACGGCCGTTCGGTTGCTGAAGTGGGGATGTGCTATTCGGGGAACTTACTCGATCCAGCGGAGAACCTGTACACCCTCGACTATTACCTTCGCTTAGCCGAGGAGGTTGTCGAGGCAGGGGCACACATCATCGCGATCAAAGACATGGCTGGTTTGTTGCGCGCTGAGGCCGCTTACACTCTGGTCAGTGCGTTGCGGGAGCGCTTCGATCAGCCCGTCCACTTGCACACCCACGACACCGCAGGTGGACAACTGGCGACCCTGCTGGCAGCCTCCCGTGCAGGCGTGGATGCCGTTGACGCGGCTGCTGCGCCACTATCGGGAACAACGAGCCAACCGTCGCTATCGGCGCTTGTCGCCGCACTGGAGCACACGCCTAGGGATTCAGGAATCACGCTCGATAACGTTTTTGCGCTCGAGCCCTATTTCGAAGCAGTTCGCGCTCTCTATGGACCCTTCGAGTCGGGACTTCCAGCACCCACCGGCCGTGTCTACCACCACGAAATTCCAGGAGGTCAGTTGTCTAACCTCCGCCAACAAGCCATCGCCTTGGGATTAGCTGACCGTTTCGAAGCCATCGAGGATTGGTATGCCGCAGCGAACCGAATTCTGGGTCGCCCTACCAAGGTCACGCCTTCATCGAAAGTGGTGGGAGACCTGGCTCTTCAAATGGCTGCCGCGGATGTTGACCCCGACGACTTTGAACAACACCCCGAAAAATATGACATTCCTGACTCGGTCATCGGTTTCATGGCCGGCGAGCTCGGCGATCCTCCTGGAGGGTGGCCCGAACCGTTCAGAACAAAAATTTTGGCTGGGCGCCATCGGACGCTCACCCAGGAAGAACTTTCCGACACTCAACGTGACACGTTGAGCCAGCAGGGCCGAGACCGCCAGGTGCTTCTCAATCACCTACTCTTTCCCGGTCCGGCCAAAGAGTGTGAAGCTGTGCGGGAGCAGTTTGGCGATGTCTCGGTGCTTGATACCCGCGACTACCTTTATGGCCTGCGGGTGGGCGAGGAAATTGTCGTGGACGTGGAGCCCGGGGTGAGCCTTTATGTCGAACTGGAGGCGATGAGTGACACGGATGAGAGGGGTATGCGCACCGTAATGGCCAGTTTGAATGGCCAAATGCGCCCCGTCGTCGTTCCCGACCGGAGCGTCAGTGTCCAAATCCCGAGCGTCGAGAAAGCTGACCCGCTGCAATCCGGCCATGTTGCGGCCCCCTTTGCGGGTGTGACCACACTCAAGGTCGCAGTAGGTGACAACGTGGCAGTAGGCGATGTCCTGGCGACCATTGAAGCGATGAAGATGGAGGCGGCTATCACTAGCCAAGTCAGCGGAGTCGTGTCACGACACGCAGTTGGCGCCACCCAAGCAGTTGAGGCTGGGGACCTATTACTCGTCATCGCAGACCAGTGA